A genomic region of Spodoptera frugiperda isolate SF20-4 chromosome 31, AGI-APGP_CSIRO_Sfru_2.0, whole genome shotgun sequence contains the following coding sequences:
- the LOC118276193 gene encoding uncharacterized protein LOC118276193 isoform X3: MQLLKQADCMWCCMEDSYKKKILESQDRYKELKKEFKEIETNCIKWKKHKKDLEFQLGNINKCGDEIKEKIYQKNNDLKVMGMEIEDFKKRIASNTKDLDVAKNSYKSKRESSDARMETMAAQLQRLQQKVAIEKKVKTEKENEGSKYVKEAREDLQKICRVLLQKKLENEDLLAEKEALFQEIDLLKQTCDTCKERCEKREKSIAEELAKVEKDLAAFKVKCIKCHQCIDTADVRKYCTDCPRCLAKRDCLYSKDHCSPDHSMDCVCMSVKQKFLDNIFDNMYTVLERQSKTCGGKAVADCILNCLKRSRNGKLNQETRKVLQDFILSTVKKNLNLTIVGGAVKTRCEMDPETYKQLMLCLRDVTIPRPVKEDRGTPAKKDPCHRWGGIGECNCPKGPKACICNKAPKPPTDPTSCGLQPADEGASPSENTCPQRESLACSTDCGMLGMPGAADNLRREPCAGQSCPFSKNMRAAQCVLGPEPLSTAQKVHPLPSNLPKKSPQDKTATCTCGSKVATPCPCRKDTKQLRAGVTGNCNKGSCAHYRKIKKDTRNLEVSQPISADSKLNPKGQKEQSSTIPEIRNNISRNENVNKDQFKISIENKTGLSNYQFTELKYTKSGRLAMELNEQLIDMIEKKSLEDPSLFISLKKTSSGNLLVDFNAKENEVDNTHKVSIRRTSSGTRLLDIHKDVISLLKGSLDNKSDASILKSIKLATIPKKQDGSNQVRKDRAEASTSQPHDKNSEKHTSERKKDKKSHKDISRLVDSMLKSSEEFQLKKLQRTDKIDRQKLPRQDISSVFEFRSELKKLYKEGNTDVAVQIKGKDGEVQTFSTVVTKTTSGTIAIYVDNMTSLKYISFMNNEYPVFLSKISSNSYFVNFDKNGRVFNAIVRKSPSGGMLIIPESRTFIEMHSMSHINDRDLKLTIIGLQTQPLALPAILQTTPSLNYIIGLNENNKKNELLNEFMRDKKDLVVDLHKTSSGNYIIDLNIDDESDLIKQKALIYKSSSGDVKVLIQKDIFESIANLVSLDSLPNDYSHAIGKFPTSSREIHRGNLRKSKLASSDSQVYDNLKVQDKKGIFTEPQTVLRKTESGQYAAILDKDSKKVFMHNLKSFLSTNSEGLIPIKRSDSGKIIIDLNSSGKFKGHNGTLKITSSGNIYVVVDEEVMKSMTKRAKNKENHADVDTRSQQVTDLICSVSKAITTTCNAHPEDCDCDATKCVCSELQLDTFDWLTGFNPKKTKSHHKSGSFHAKKRSGVAKSSSRDKPPHIVIKPNCECEPKSKNIGCYFLVDSVCPYHQHIYDDVSNEILEITGLCNPNKKPSKNKIEFEAINNIPNEGKGHQAWDSLSYLPPQLPPFLNLDYH, from the exons ATGCAATTGTTGAAACAGGCTGATTGCATGTGGTGTTGTATGGAGGACTCAtacaagaagaaaatattagaaTCTCAAGATAGATACAAAGAATTGAAGAAAGAG tttaaggaAATAGAAACTAATTGTATCAAATGGAAGAAGCACAAGAAAGATCTAGAATTTCAATTAGGGAATATAAATAAGTGTGGCGATGAAATCAAAGAGAAAATATATCAGAAGAATAATGACCTAAAAGTGATGGGTATGGAGATTGAAGATTTTAAGAAAAGAATTGCAAGTAATACTAAAGATTTGGATGTTGCTAAGAATTCATATAAATCGAAGAGAGAATCTTCTGAT GCAAGAATGGAAACTATGGCTGCCCAATTGCAGAGACTTCAACAAAAGGTTGCAATAGAAAAGAAAGTTAAAACAGAAAAAGAGAATGAGGGTTCAAAATATGTAAAAGAGGCGAGAGAGGATTTGCAAAAAATTTGTAGAGTCCTTTTACAGAAGAAACTTGAAAATGAAGATCTGCTTGCTGAG aaagaaGCACTATTTCAAGAGATTGATCTTCTAAAGCAGACCTGTGATACTTGTAAAGAAAGATGTGAGAAGAGAGAAAAATCCATTGCCGAAGAATTGGCAAAGGTTGAAAAGGATCTGGCTGCATTTAAGGTGAAATGCATAAAATGTCATCAATGTATTGACACTGCAGATGTAAGGAAATACTGTACCGACTGTCCAAGATGCTTAGCAAAAAGGGACTGTTTATACTCAAAAGATCATTGCAGTCCTGATCACTCTATGGATTGTGTTTGTATGAGCGTAAAACAGAAATTTTTGGacaatatttttgataacaTGTACACAGTTTTGGAGAGACAATCTAAAACTTGTGGCGGTAAAGCTGTTGCTGATTGTATATTAAATTGCTTGAAGAGAAGTCGGAATGGGAAACTTAATCAGGAAACCAGGAAAGTATTGCAGGACTTCATATTGAGTACGGTGAagaagaatttgaatttaacgaTTGTCGGTGGAGCGGTGAAGACAAGATGCGAG ATGGACCCAGAAACTTACAAGCAGTTGATGTTGTGTCTCAGAGATGTGACTATACCACGTCCAGTGAAAGAAGATAGGGGCACACCGGCTAAAAAG GATCCGTGTCATCGCTGGGGTGGGATTGGTGAATGTAATTGTCCAAAAGGTCCCAAAGCCTGTATCTGTAATAAAGCCCCAAAACCACCAACTGACCCTACTTCTTGTGGATTACAACCAGCAGATGAG gGTGCGAGTCCGAGTGAAAATACGTGTCCGCAACGAGAGTCGCTGGCATGCAGTACGGACTGTGGTATGTTGGGGATGCCGGGTGCGGCGGACAACTTGCGGCGCGAGCCCTGCGCCGGCCAGAGCTGCCCATTCTCCAAGAATATGCGCGCCGCTCAGTGTGTTCTGGGGCCTGAGCCGCTCTCCACAGCGCAAAAAGTTCACCCCTTACCATCAAACCTACCAAAGAAGTCACCACAAGATAAGACG GCTACATGCACTTGTGGAAGCAAGGTGGCAACACCATGTCCATGTCGTAAAG ATACAAAACAACTGAGAGCAGGAGTTACAGGCAATTGCAATAAGGGTTCATGTGCACActatcgaaaaataaaaaaagatacccGGAATCTTGAGGTGTCCCAGCCAATATCTGCTGATTCTAAATTAAATCCTAAAGGCCAAAAGGAACAAAGTAGCACAATACCAGAAATTAGAAATAACATTAGTCGaaatgaaaatgttaataaagatcaatttaaaatatctattgaaaataaaactggGCTGTCAAATTATCAATTTACTGAACTCAAATACACAAAGTCCGGCAGGCTAGCTATGGAACTAAATGAACAGTTAATAGACATGATAGAAAAAAAGAGTCTTGAGGATCCTTctttattcatttcattaaaaaagaCCTCATCCGGTAATCTTTTAGTCGATTTCAATGCAAAAGAAAACGAGGTTGATAATACTCACAAAGTATCGATAAGACGAACATCTTCTGGAACTCGACTGTTAGACATACATAAAGATGTTATCAGTTTACTAAAAGGCTCGTTGGACAATAAGTCAGATGCCAGTATATTAAAAAGTATCAAATTAGCAACGATTCCTAAAAAACAAGACGGTTCCAATCAAGTGAGAAAAGATAGAGCTGAGGCTTCCACTTCTCAGCCACATGACAAAAACTCAGAGAAACATACGAGTGAGCGTAAAAAAGACAAGAAATCCCACAAAGATATTAGTCGATTAGTCGACTCAATGTTAAAGAGTTCAGAGGAATTCCAATTGAAAAAACTTCAAAGAACAGACAAAATAGATCGTCAAAAGTTACCCAGGCAAGATATTTCAAGTGTATTTGAGTTTAGATCagaattaaagaaattatataaaGAAGGAAATACAGATGTTGCAGTCCAGATTAAAGGAAAAGACGGTGAAGTCCAGACGTTTTCCACAGTTGTTACTAAAACAACGTCGGGTACTATAGCTATTTATGTTGATAACATGACTTCTTTGAAATACATAAGCTTTATGAATAATGAATATCCTGTATTTTTGTCTAAGATTTCTTctaatagttattttgtaaattttgatAAGAATGGTAGAGTTTTCAATGCAATCGTTAGAAAATCTCCATCTGGAGGAATGTTAATAATCCCTGAATCAAGAACTTTTATTGAAATGCACAGTATGAGTCATATAAATGATCGTGACTTAAAACTTACAATAATTGGGTTGCAAACTCAACCGTTAGCACTTCCCGCAATTTTGCAAACCACACCATCGCTGAATTACATAATCggtttaaatgaaaacaataaaaaaaatgaacttTTAAACGAATTTATGCGGGACAAAAAGGACCTTGTAGTTGATTTGCATAAAACAAGTTcaggaaattatattattgatttgaaTATTGATGATGAAAGTGATTTAATTAAACAGAAAGCCTTGATTTATAAATCATCATCAGGTGATGTAAAAGTATTAATTCAAAAAGATATCTTTGAATCAATAGCTAACTTGGTTTCATTAGACAGTTTACCAAACGATTATTCACATGCCATTGGAAAATTCCCTACTTCAAGTAGGGAAATTCACCGAGGAAATCTTAGAAAATCAAAATTAGCCAGCAGCGATTCACAAGTTTATGATAACTTAAAAGTTCAGGACAAGAAAGGAATATTTACAGAACCTCAAACTGTTCTAAGAAAAACAGAGTCGGGTCAATACGCCGCAATTTTAGATAAAGACTCAAAAAAGGTATTCATGCATAATTTAAAGAGCTTTTTGTCAACTAATTCAGAAGGACTTATTCCAATAAAGAGATCCGATTCcggaaaaataattatagatcTCAATAGTAGTGGCAAATTCAAAGGACATAACGGTACGTTGAAAATAACTTCATCTGGCAATATATACGTGGTCGTTGACGAAGAGGTCATGAAATCCATGACTAAACGCGCCAAAAATAAGGAAAACCATGCAGATGTAGATACGAGATCACAGCAGGTTACAGACTTAATCTGTTCTGTTAGTAAAGCAATTACAACAACATGCAACGCTCATCCGGAAGATTGTGATTGCGATGCAACCAAATGCGTTTGTTCGGAATTGCAGTTAGACACATTTGATTGGTTAACTGGTTTTAATCCGAAGAAAACCAAATCACATCATAAAAGTGGCTCCTTTCATGCAAAGAAACGGAGTGGCGTTGCAAAATCAAGTTCCAGAGATAAGCCACCACATATTGTTATTAAGCCAAATTGTGAGTGCGAGCCGAAATCCAAAAATATTGGATGTTACTTTTTAGTTGATTCAGTTTGTCCGTACCATCAGCATATATATGACGATGTATCCAATGAGATATTGGAAATTACAGGGTTATGTAATCCAAACAAAAAAccgagtaaaaataaaattgagttCGAAGCAATTAACAATATACCGAATGAAGGAAAAGGGCATCAAGCATGGGATTCTTTAAGTTACCTACCACCCCAACTCCCACCTTTCTTGAATCTTGACTATCATTAA
- the LOC118276193 gene encoding uncharacterized protein LOC118276193 isoform X2, translating to MREIPECLNRRYQMLDKLIKDLSSASPSGGAASPNPSTAGNEVGVKLMCDFWNILKEDPECDLPQEVHQRLCGKDSVGPYGSQQVECYLACKSKSKESIVKQKIDSVMNRVKRIHVPKESKRKICCPEVCQDGEKIPLTQVLFNIKEAASLDKQCHVRLEELRLTQRDLVEQIQSLEEREAQGMQLLKQADCMWCCMEDSYKKKILESQDRYKELKKEFKEIETNCIKWKKHKKDLEFQLGNINKCGDEIKEKIYQKNNDLKVMGMEIEDFKKRIASNTKDLDVAKNSYKSKRESSDARMETMAAQLQRLQQKVAIEKKVKTEKENEGSKYVKEAREDLQKICRVLLQKKLENEDLLAEKEALFQEIDLLKQTCDTCKERCEKREKSIAEELAKVEKDLAAFKVKCIKCHQCIDTADVRKYCTDCPRCLAKRDCLYSKDHCSPDHSMDCVCMSVKQKFLDNIFDNMYTVLERQSKTCGGKAVADCILNCLKRSRNGKLNQETRKVLQDFILSTVKKNLNLTIVGGAVKTRCEMDPETYKQLMLCLRDVTIPRPVKEDRGTPAKKGASPSENTCPQRESLACSTDCGMLGMPGAADNLRREPCAGQSCPFSKNMRAAQCVLGPEPLSTAQKVHPLPSNLPKKSPQDKTATCTCGSKVATPCPCRKDTKQLRAGVTGNCNKGSCAHYRKIKKDTRNLEVSQPISADSKLNPKGQKEQSSTIPEIRNNISRNENVNKDQFKISIENKTGLSNYQFTELKYTKSGRLAMELNEQLIDMIEKKSLEDPSLFISLKKTSSGNLLVDFNAKENEVDNTHKVSIRRTSSGTRLLDIHKDVISLLKGSLDNKSDASILKSIKLATIPKKQDGSNQVRKDRAEASTSQPHDKNSEKHTSERKKDKKSHKDISRLVDSMLKSSEEFQLKKLQRTDKIDRQKLPRQDISSVFEFRSELKKLYKEGNTDVAVQIKGKDGEVQTFSTVVTKTTSGTIAIYVDNMTSLKYISFMNNEYPVFLSKISSNSYFVNFDKNGRVFNAIVRKSPSGGMLIIPESRTFIEMHSMSHINDRDLKLTIIGLQTQPLALPAILQTTPSLNYIIGLNENNKKNELLNEFMRDKKDLVVDLHKTSSGNYIIDLNIDDESDLIKQKALIYKSSSGDVKVLIQKDIFESIANLVSLDSLPNDYSHAIGKFPTSSREIHRGNLRKSKLASSDSQVYDNLKVQDKKGIFTEPQTVLRKTESGQYAAILDKDSKKVFMHNLKSFLSTNSEGLIPIKRSDSGKIIIDLNSSGKFKGHNGTLKITSSGNIYVVVDEEVMKSMTKRAKNKENHADVDTRSQQVTDLICSVSKAITTTCNAHPEDCDCDATKCVCSELQLDTFDWLTGFNPKKTKSHHKSGSFHAKKRSGVAKSSSRDKPPHIVIKPNCECEPKSKNIGCYFLVDSVCPYHQHIYDDVSNEILEITGLCNPNKKPSKNKIEFEAINNIPNEGKGHQAWDSLSYLPPQLPPFLNLDYH from the exons ATGCGTGAGATACCAGAATGTTTGAATCGCCGTTACCAGATGTTGGACAAGTTGATCAAGGACTTGAGTTCCGCCAGTCCTTCTGGAGGAGCAGCTTCACCGAACCCCAGTACAGCGGGCAATGAAGTTGGTGTCAAGTTAATGTGTGATTTCTGGAACATTCTGAAAGAAGACCCAGAATGTGACCTACCG CAAGAAGTACATCAGCGCCTATGTGGTAAGGATAGCGTGGGACCGTACGGTTCCCAGCAAGTGGAGTGCTACCTAGCCTGCAAGAGTAAGTCGAAGGAGAGTATCGTAAAGCAGAAGATAGACTCGGTGATGAATCGAGTTAAACG GATACATGTCCCGAAAgaatcaaaaagaaaaatttgtTGCCCTGAAGTTTGCCAGGATGGTGAAAAGATACCGCTCACTCAAGTTTTGTTCAATATTAAAGAG gcGGCCTCGTTAGATAAACAATGCCACGTGCGACTTGAAGAGCTCAGGTTAACCCAGAGAGACCTCGTGGAGCAGATTCAAAGTTTGGAAGAAAGGGAAGCACAGGGCATGCAATTGTTGAAACAGGCTGATTGCATGTGGTGTTGTATGGAGGACTCAtacaagaagaaaatattagaaTCTCAAGATAGATACAAAGAATTGAAGAAAGAG tttaaggaAATAGAAACTAATTGTATCAAATGGAAGAAGCACAAGAAAGATCTAGAATTTCAATTAGGGAATATAAATAAGTGTGGCGATGAAATCAAAGAGAAAATATATCAGAAGAATAATGACCTAAAAGTGATGGGTATGGAGATTGAAGATTTTAAGAAAAGAATTGCAAGTAATACTAAAGATTTGGATGTTGCTAAGAATTCATATAAATCGAAGAGAGAATCTTCTGAT GCAAGAATGGAAACTATGGCTGCCCAATTGCAGAGACTTCAACAAAAGGTTGCAATAGAAAAGAAAGTTAAAACAGAAAAAGAGAATGAGGGTTCAAAATATGTAAAAGAGGCGAGAGAGGATTTGCAAAAAATTTGTAGAGTCCTTTTACAGAAGAAACTTGAAAATGAAGATCTGCTTGCTGAG aaagaaGCACTATTTCAAGAGATTGATCTTCTAAAGCAGACCTGTGATACTTGTAAAGAAAGATGTGAGAAGAGAGAAAAATCCATTGCCGAAGAATTGGCAAAGGTTGAAAAGGATCTGGCTGCATTTAAGGTGAAATGCATAAAATGTCATCAATGTATTGACACTGCAGATGTAAGGAAATACTGTACCGACTGTCCAAGATGCTTAGCAAAAAGGGACTGTTTATACTCAAAAGATCATTGCAGTCCTGATCACTCTATGGATTGTGTTTGTATGAGCGTAAAACAGAAATTTTTGGacaatatttttgataacaTGTACACAGTTTTGGAGAGACAATCTAAAACTTGTGGCGGTAAAGCTGTTGCTGATTGTATATTAAATTGCTTGAAGAGAAGTCGGAATGGGAAACTTAATCAGGAAACCAGGAAAGTATTGCAGGACTTCATATTGAGTACGGTGAagaagaatttgaatttaacgaTTGTCGGTGGAGCGGTGAAGACAAGATGCGAG ATGGACCCAGAAACTTACAAGCAGTTGATGTTGTGTCTCAGAGATGTGACTATACCACGTCCAGTGAAAGAAGATAGGGGCACACCGGCTAAAAAG gGTGCGAGTCCGAGTGAAAATACGTGTCCGCAACGAGAGTCGCTGGCATGCAGTACGGACTGTGGTATGTTGGGGATGCCGGGTGCGGCGGACAACTTGCGGCGCGAGCCCTGCGCCGGCCAGAGCTGCCCATTCTCCAAGAATATGCGCGCCGCTCAGTGTGTTCTGGGGCCTGAGCCGCTCTCCACAGCGCAAAAAGTTCACCCCTTACCATCAAACCTACCAAAGAAGTCACCACAAGATAAGACG GCTACATGCACTTGTGGAAGCAAGGTGGCAACACCATGTCCATGTCGTAAAG ATACAAAACAACTGAGAGCAGGAGTTACAGGCAATTGCAATAAGGGTTCATGTGCACActatcgaaaaataaaaaaagatacccGGAATCTTGAGGTGTCCCAGCCAATATCTGCTGATTCTAAATTAAATCCTAAAGGCCAAAAGGAACAAAGTAGCACAATACCAGAAATTAGAAATAACATTAGTCGaaatgaaaatgttaataaagatcaatttaaaatatctattgaaaataaaactggGCTGTCAAATTATCAATTTACTGAACTCAAATACACAAAGTCCGGCAGGCTAGCTATGGAACTAAATGAACAGTTAATAGACATGATAGAAAAAAAGAGTCTTGAGGATCCTTctttattcatttcattaaaaaagaCCTCATCCGGTAATCTTTTAGTCGATTTCAATGCAAAAGAAAACGAGGTTGATAATACTCACAAAGTATCGATAAGACGAACATCTTCTGGAACTCGACTGTTAGACATACATAAAGATGTTATCAGTTTACTAAAAGGCTCGTTGGACAATAAGTCAGATGCCAGTATATTAAAAAGTATCAAATTAGCAACGATTCCTAAAAAACAAGACGGTTCCAATCAAGTGAGAAAAGATAGAGCTGAGGCTTCCACTTCTCAGCCACATGACAAAAACTCAGAGAAACATACGAGTGAGCGTAAAAAAGACAAGAAATCCCACAAAGATATTAGTCGATTAGTCGACTCAATGTTAAAGAGTTCAGAGGAATTCCAATTGAAAAAACTTCAAAGAACAGACAAAATAGATCGTCAAAAGTTACCCAGGCAAGATATTTCAAGTGTATTTGAGTTTAGATCagaattaaagaaattatataaaGAAGGAAATACAGATGTTGCAGTCCAGATTAAAGGAAAAGACGGTGAAGTCCAGACGTTTTCCACAGTTGTTACTAAAACAACGTCGGGTACTATAGCTATTTATGTTGATAACATGACTTCTTTGAAATACATAAGCTTTATGAATAATGAATATCCTGTATTTTTGTCTAAGATTTCTTctaatagttattttgtaaattttgatAAGAATGGTAGAGTTTTCAATGCAATCGTTAGAAAATCTCCATCTGGAGGAATGTTAATAATCCCTGAATCAAGAACTTTTATTGAAATGCACAGTATGAGTCATATAAATGATCGTGACTTAAAACTTACAATAATTGGGTTGCAAACTCAACCGTTAGCACTTCCCGCAATTTTGCAAACCACACCATCGCTGAATTACATAATCggtttaaatgaaaacaataaaaaaaatgaacttTTAAACGAATTTATGCGGGACAAAAAGGACCTTGTAGTTGATTTGCATAAAACAAGTTcaggaaattatattattgatttgaaTATTGATGATGAAAGTGATTTAATTAAACAGAAAGCCTTGATTTATAAATCATCATCAGGTGATGTAAAAGTATTAATTCAAAAAGATATCTTTGAATCAATAGCTAACTTGGTTTCATTAGACAGTTTACCAAACGATTATTCACATGCCATTGGAAAATTCCCTACTTCAAGTAGGGAAATTCACCGAGGAAATCTTAGAAAATCAAAATTAGCCAGCAGCGATTCACAAGTTTATGATAACTTAAAAGTTCAGGACAAGAAAGGAATATTTACAGAACCTCAAACTGTTCTAAGAAAAACAGAGTCGGGTCAATACGCCGCAATTTTAGATAAAGACTCAAAAAAGGTATTCATGCATAATTTAAAGAGCTTTTTGTCAACTAATTCAGAAGGACTTATTCCAATAAAGAGATCCGATTCcggaaaaataattatagatcTCAATAGTAGTGGCAAATTCAAAGGACATAACGGTACGTTGAAAATAACTTCATCTGGCAATATATACGTGGTCGTTGACGAAGAGGTCATGAAATCCATGACTAAACGCGCCAAAAATAAGGAAAACCATGCAGATGTAGATACGAGATCACAGCAGGTTACAGACTTAATCTGTTCTGTTAGTAAAGCAATTACAACAACATGCAACGCTCATCCGGAAGATTGTGATTGCGATGCAACCAAATGCGTTTGTTCGGAATTGCAGTTAGACACATTTGATTGGTTAACTGGTTTTAATCCGAAGAAAACCAAATCACATCATAAAAGTGGCTCCTTTCATGCAAAGAAACGGAGTGGCGTTGCAAAATCAAGTTCCAGAGATAAGCCACCACATATTGTTATTAAGCCAAATTGTGAGTGCGAGCCGAAATCCAAAAATATTGGATGTTACTTTTTAGTTGATTCAGTTTGTCCGTACCATCAGCATATATATGACGATGTATCCAATGAGATATTGGAAATTACAGGGTTATGTAATCCAAACAAAAAAccgagtaaaaataaaattgagttCGAAGCAATTAACAATATACCGAATGAAGGAAAAGGGCATCAAGCATGGGATTCTTTAAGTTACCTACCACCCCAACTCCCACCTTTCTTGAATCTTGACTATCATTAA